Proteins encoded within one genomic window of Episyrphus balteatus chromosome 1, idEpiBalt1.1, whole genome shotgun sequence:
- the LOC129917017 gene encoding protein bicaudal C-like translates to MFTPDISNEKPLYSDVVAIPRYVAMQSQLSSSSTETTDSENDHSLNELELPNTSHLGKETFKIDRRKLETMIQSPSQTIGLVNEAEHFFDKIMKTTDTFISWPRNLRIGARTRKDPFINIVGRPNDINWAKGLILASLATRGPLLKMKIIIADTDHAHIIGRNGINVKGIMDQTDTHIHFPDSNRRTVTEKRHQVSIYGTLESIEQARTYLRSSTPLVMSFELPFGLPQPKTDLPDIKQVEADFGVKIIFMAIPNKSSYFAIIKGTEEGVDKLKEAVKMFVRATCGSRAEYTLSNIKLEVSKHLFDLSREENAINLFELQKKTGTLISFPDSNDDGQKITITGPIEGIYEAKNQIISQLPIELTFDIIDNPFYTPEIMSLGMKYGISISMQHKEKDNTVAITMKSEEKIISHIFEAHQEIAEMQNTSRDETEFPKAYFLVEPSYRKALENNINSDLNKYEEISRKIWAPLEPNTESNFLHVQPSAVDSGISSLYYNLDNNTRELFEQNIEALPPASFSPGATCSSDDSSQGSDWSLMREVHNDNQHYECDFDSEDMEVAFIFMASTKNITPVYPNAPGAERVCRR, encoded by the coding sequence atgttCACTCCAGATATTTCGAACGAAAAACCATTATATTCTGACGTAGTTGCTATTCCCAGATACGTGGCAATGCAAAGTCAGCTATCATCTTCATCTACCGAAACTACAGACAGTGAAAATGATCATTCTCTGAATGAACTAGAGCTTCCAAATACAAGTCATTTGGGaaaagaaacatttaaaatCGATCGTCGCAAACTCGAAACAATGATCCAGTCACCAAGTCAAACCATTGGTTTGGTTAATGAAGCAGAGCATTTCTTCGATAAAATCATGAAAACTACAGACACCTTCATTTCATGGCCAAGAAACTTAAGGATTGGAGCTAGAACAAGAAAGGATCCATTTATTAACATTGTTGGCAGACCTAATGACATAAACTGGGCTAAGGGGCTTATTCTAGCTAGCTTGGCTACCAGAGGTCcactattaaaaatgaaaataattattgCTGATACTGATCATGCACATATCATTGGTCGGAATGGAATCAATGTCAAGGGCATCATGGATCAAACGGACACTCATATTCATTTTCCCGATTCAAATCGTCGAACTGTGACTGAGAAAAGGCATCAAGTATCGATTTATGGAACACTGGAGAGTATTGAACAGGCCAGAACTTACCTCCGTTCATCAACCCCGCTGGTGATGTCCTTCGAGCTGCCATTTGGACTACCGCAACCAAAAACTGACTTACCAGATATCAAGCAAGTGGAAGCAGATTTTGGGGTAAAAATAATCTTCATGGCAATCCCGAATAAAAGTTCCTATTTTGCCATCATCAAAGGCACCGAAGAAGGCGTAGATAAGCTAAAAGAAGCTGTAAAAATGTTTGTCAGAGCAACTTGTGGTTCCAGAGCAGAATATACATTATCCAACATAAAGTTGGAGGTTTCAAAACACCTCTTTGATTTGTCAAGAGAAGAAAATGCTATAAACCTGTTTGAACTGCAGAAAAAGACCGGGACACTTATTTCATTTCCGGACTCCAATGATGATGGACAAAAGATCACAATAACAGGACCAATCGAAGGTATCTACGAGGCAAAGAATCAAATAATCTCACAACTTCCAATCGAGTTGACATTTGATATTATTGACAACCCATTCTACACTCCTGAAATTATGAGCCTTGGAATGAAATACGGAATATCAATAAGCATGCAACACAAGGAAAAggataatactgttgcaatcACAATGAAATCGGAGGAAAAAATTATCTCCCACATATTCGAAGCTCATCAAGAAATAGCCGAAATGCAGAACACTTCTCGTGATGAGACCGAATTCCCTAAAGCCTATTTCCTTGTCGAGCCATCCTATAGAAAAGCATTGGAAAACAATATCAACAGTGATCTAAATAAATATGAGGAAATCTCAAGGAAAATATGGGCCCCCCTTGAACCAAATACAGAGAGCAATTTCTTGCATGTTCAACCATCAGCCGTCGATTCTGGCATAAGTTCATTATATTATAACTTGGATAACAATACTCGTGAActatttgaacaaaatattgaaGCCCTTCCACCAGCATCATTTTCACCAGGAGCAACATGCAGCAGTGACGATAGCTCTCAAGGAAGCGATTGGTCATTAATGAGAGAAGTTCATAATGATAATCAACATTATGAGTGTGATTTTGATTCAGAAGATATGGAagttgcttttatttttatggcATCTACTAAAAATATTACCCCAGTTTACCCTAATGCCCCAGGAGCTGAGAGGGTTTGCAGAAGATAA
- the LOC129921243 gene encoding protein brunelleschi, which yields MKSTVSYMLSHGSGEPVMSRPDYEQCGYHHGCLLVLLRGIGDAKPRSLQRIFDRVRKVNNVKITDSGVSRDIWLRYIHDHPVENNDWGDFQTHRRLLGLITIGKFEKQSELDELCRQHESLKATYMTTLYDSRAILFGPAAPTTSNQDENEVQPSSIKLQDEFTTPTNFKSLAFLYRENDPCVDLETHIMDFANSLFWVLEAKRSDRSREKVEKIQLLHAPFEKRDFVGIDLDSRNGRKRCMGRVTKNLADLSLQAGLIADALNLYHNAIETLRAINDSLWVGASEEGLCAASSILLFPQLREIEALHRNASLQEGNASPLKSTPEKWRASDLTKKVILEHQNSNEPPHIASNSSSTSSVSSLLTSSSSNSSSLSSSASIAGRGDLPASILKPNDITEHYRRAIINYSKYRHAAVVETEAALKAARICIEQNKNLDVTMFLQNILAINLNMSDQDRVKRFEVITDLYQQIGYRRKAAFFQRMAAWKHVACGHQNPEWAQNYRLMLESFPGYLLSLDPLEVIENNSGWPALQIEQLQSLIKAAGRLGHSALATRHMTFLLQTQWDNMSSAEQSKMAQDLQKLSAQCEGSPVPLVLENGTVIPPANLTDIPYCLELTLKDLPSHLRPQQIKVIKVDSGPFLFTPIHFSSIDRREKKKDKNKISFFWVQNDLSEITIKVRNPLPFELQICDMRLLTNGIVFESLPQTVKLQPSVPTPITLHGTPIEVGQLEIQGYSTHTLGVKSNCRLKHMRNRNFPQNYLIDVIPALPRISVKTSLPQTATFCTLANSETVITSASLTLYNGETSICTITIINDSPLPVEHLEMVISSNVDQAAQSRIFHIDEEELQSRLPIPPKSTIDFPVRIFGDADFICPTISGRAASVHSGATNYGGGGHHHDGPQSLGYSNVSSSGHASLPSRVSSPTPQHYSSSNAGAGAAGRRNDMQTSSFRSSHSGGHSSLATLSLPQPSNINVGHHVEAQFRMKYSGGDAMREGYCRQCAISFNVELLPSAQITSWDVLPAEIPSQFYLVLDVSNLTAQEMSLNYTNNKNILIEAKESCRVPIPVDRCSLESLCKNEEQSKEPVHMNMHMNPQPSYSDKISKLCSDHIAERVNISWLLTGTEIQGIASLKGITLTPAMIDLTTVAPLEWTVAIQNTPVEPQSEVVCTAGHSLTLSITVCNQSVTPLKHLALTIQFYQDYKNGIDNYNLDVVMSGPHQTSIPLLEKNEKAHHECTVIFFTPGIYKTNIQCRSLPTQDRPILPPASMAVGDGRPEQSAYQNFASYHESQQHAWKFIPPIEVTVLEQ from the exons ATGAAATCTACGGTCAGTTATATGTTATCGCATGGATCCGGGGAGCCTGTAATGTCTCGTCCGGACTACGAACAGTGTGGCTATCATCACGGCTGTTTGCTGGTGCTTTTGCGTGGTATTGGCGATGCTAAGCCACGATCCCTGCAGCGGATATTCGATCGTGTTAGAAAAGTTAATAATGTAAAGATAACAG ATTCCGGAGTAAGTCGTGATATTTGGCTGCGTTACATACATGACCATCCTGTTGAAAACAATGACTGGGGTGATTTTCAAACCCACAGACGTCTGCTGGGACTCATCACAATTGGCAAATTCGAAAAACAATCCGAATTGGATGAACTCTGTCGTCAGCATGAATCCCTAAAAGCCACATACATGACAACCCTTTATGATTCCCGTGCGATTCTTTTCGGACCTGCAGCACCAACAACATCCAATCAAGATGAAAACGAGGTACAACCTTCTTCAATTAAACTTCAAGACGAATTTACAACGCCAACAAATTTCAAAAGCCTTGCATTCCTATATCGTGAAAATGATCCATGCGTTGACTTGGAAACCCACATCATGGACTTTGCCAATTCACTCTTTTGGGTTCTCGAAGCTAAACGATCAGATAGATCTCGTGAAAAAGTTGAAAAGATACAACTTCTTCATGCCCCTTTTGAGAAACGTGATTTTGTTGGTATCGATTTAGATTCACGAAATGGGCGAAAGCGATGTATGGGCCGTGTTACTAAGAACCTAGCCGATCTATCACTACAAGCAGGCCTAATAGCCGACGCATTAAATCTCTATCACAATGCTATTGAAACTCTACGTGCCATAAACGATTCATTGTGGGTTGGTGCTTCAGAAGAGGGCCTCTGTGCTGCCTCTTCCATTCTTCTATTCCCCCAACTAAGAGAAATCGAAGCCTTGCATCGAAATGCTAGCCTCCAAGAAGGCAATGCTTCGCCATTAAAATCAACTCCAGAAAAATGGCGTGCCAGTGATCTTACCAAGAAAGTCATTCTCGAGcatcaaaattcaaatgaaCCCCCACACATTGCCTCCAATTCGTCATCGACTTCGTCAGTGTCATCACTATTGACTTCATCATCCTCAAATTCATCATCACTCTCATCGTCTGCATCAATTGCAGGACGAGGTGATCTTCCTGCCTCCATCCTCAAACCCAACGACATAACTGAACATTATCGTCGAGCTATCATAAATTACAGTAAATACAGACATGCAGCTGTAGTGGAAACTGAAGCCGCCTTAAAGGCAGCTCGCATTTGCATCGAACAGAATAAGAATTTAGATGTGACAatgtttttgcaaaatattcttGCAATCAATTTGAATATGAGCGATCAGGATCGTGTCAAACGGTTCGAAGTCATAACTGATTTGTATCAACAGATTGGATATCGACGAAAAGCTGCCTTCTTTCAACGAATGGCAGCTTGGAAGCATGTCGCTTGTGGCCATCAGAATCCCGAATGGGCACAAAATTATCGGCTAATGTTGGAGAGTTTTCCTGGGTACTTGTTGTCATTGGATCCTTTGGAagtaattgaaaataattctgGGTGGCCAGCATTGCAAATTGAACAGTTGCAATCTTTGATAAAAGCTGCAGGTCGATTGGGTCATTCGGCTTTGGCTACACGTCACATGACATTTCTATTGCAAACGCAGTGGGATAATATGTCGTCAGCGGAACAAAGTAAAATGGCTCAGGATTTACAG AAACTAAGTGCTCAATGTGAAGGTTCACCGGTGCCACTGGTGCTAGAAAATGGTACTGTAATACCTCCTGCAAATTTGACAGATATTCCCTACTGTTTGGAGTTGACACTCAAAGACCTACCCTCGCACTTGCGACCCCAGCAAATCAAAGTGATCAAAGTCGATAGTGGTCCATTTTTATTTACGCCAATTCATTTTAGTTCAATCGATCGAAGGGAAAAAAAgaaggataaaaataaaattt catTTTTCTGGGTCCAAAATGACCTTTCTGAGATCACAATCAAAGTACGCAATCCGCTACCCTTCGAACTACAAATTTGTGATATGCGACTACTGACCAATGGTATAGTCTTTGAATCTCTACCGCAGACAGTGAAGCTTCAGCCATCAGTTCCCACACCCATAACACTCCATGGAACTCCAATCGAAGTGGGTCAGTTAGAAATTCAAGGCTACAGTACCCACACTTTGGGTGTTAAATCGAATTGCCGCCTGAAACATATGCGCAATCGTAACTTTCCTCAAAACTATCTTATTGATGTTATCCCAGCATTGCCGCGAATTAGTGTTAAGACATCACTTCCACAAACGGCTACATTTTGTACTCTGGCCAATTCAGAAACGGTTATAACATCTGCTAGTCTAACTCTGTACAATGGAGAGACATCAATTTGTACAATAACAATTATCAATGATAGTCCTCTGCCGGTGGAGCACTTGGAAATGGTTATCAGTTCGAATGTTGATCAAGCAGCTCAATCGAGAATATTTCATATTGACGAGGAGGAGTTGCAATCTCGATTGCCTATTCCACCAAAGAGTACAATTGATTTTCCTGTTCGTATATTTGGTGATGCAGATTTTATATGTCCCACAATTAGTGGACGTGCTGCTTCGGTACATTCTGGAGCAACAAACTATGGTGGTGGTGGACATCATCATGATGGTCCACAATCACTCGGTTATTCAAATGTCTCATCATCGGGTCATGCGAGTTTGCCGAGTCGAGTGAGTTCGCCAACGCCACAACATTATTCTTCTTCGAATGCTGGTGCTGGTGCTGCGGGTCGGCGCAACGATATGCAAACATCGAGTTTTCGTTCCTCTCATTCCGGTGGTCATTCATCGTTAGCCACACTAAGCCTTCCACAACCGTCCAATATTAATGTGGGTCATCATGTCGAGGCTCAGTTTCGTATGAAATATTCGGGTGGTGATGCAATGCGCGAAGGCTATTGCCGGCAATGTGCAATATCATTTAATGTCGAATTATTGCCAAGTGCTCAAATAACTAGTTGGGATGTATTGCCAGCTGAAAT acCTTCGCAATTTTATCTTGTACTAGATGTATCGAATTTAACTGCTCAAGAAATGTCGCTCAActatacaaataataaaaatattctaatAGAGGCTAAGGAAAGCTGTAGGGTACCAATACCAGTGGATAGGTGTTCATTGGAGAGTCTATGTAAAAATGAAGAGCAATCAAAAGAACCAG TTCATATGAATATGCATATGAATCCACAACCTTCATATAGTGATAAAATTAGTAAATTGTGCTCGGATCATATAGCCGAACGAGTTAATATAAGTTGGCTTTTGACTGGAACAGAAATTCAGGGAATAGCATCTTTAAAAGGAATCACACTTACTCCTGCCATGATTGATTTAACAACAGTTGCACCACTAGAATGga cTGTTGCAATTCAAAATACTCCAGTGGAGCCGCAATCTGAAGTTGTTTGTACAGCTGGCCATAGTTTAACTTTAAGTATAACAGTGTGTAATCAATCAGTTACACCATTAAAACATTTAGCTTTGACAATACAATTTTATCAAGACTATAAAAATGGAATTGATAATTACAACTTGGATGTTGTAATGTCTGGACCACATCa aaCATCAATTccattattagaaaaaaatgaaaaagcacATCATGAGTGCACAGTCATCTTTTTTACTCCTggtatttataaaacaaacatcCAATGTCGATCGCTGCCAACTCAAGATAGACCAATTTTACCGCCAGCATCGATGGCTGTGGGAGATGGTCGGCCCGAGCAATCAGCATACCAAAATTTCGCCAGTTACCATGAAAGTCAGCAACATGCATGGAAATTCATTCCGCCAATTGAGGTGACAGTTCTTGAGCAATAA